In Streptomyces canus, one DNA window encodes the following:
- the dhaK gene encoding dihydroxyacetone kinase subunit DhaK, whose amino-acid sequence MKMLINVPETVVADALRGMAAAHPELTVDVENRVIVRRDAPVAGKVALISGGGSGHEPLHGGFVGPGMLSAACPGEVFTSPVPDQMVRAAAAVDSGAGVLFIVKNYTGDVLNFDMAAELAEDEGIQVAKVLVNDDVAVTDSLYTAGRRGTGATLFVEKIAGAAAEEGQPLERVEAIARQVNENSRSFGVALSACTTPAKGSPTFDLPAGELELGVGIHGEPGRERRAMMTSREIADFSVHAILDDMSPRNPVLVLVNGMGATPLLELYGFNAEVQRVLTDRGVAVARTLVGNYVTSLDMAGASVTLCQVDEELLRLWDAPVKTPGLRWGV is encoded by the coding sequence ATGAAGATGCTGATCAACGTCCCGGAAACCGTGGTCGCGGACGCTCTGCGCGGTATGGCGGCCGCCCATCCCGAGTTGACCGTGGATGTCGAGAACCGTGTGATCGTACGGCGGGACGCCCCTGTCGCCGGGAAGGTCGCCCTGATCTCCGGTGGCGGCTCGGGGCACGAGCCGCTGCACGGCGGTTTTGTCGGACCCGGCATGTTGTCCGCGGCCTGCCCGGGCGAGGTGTTCACGTCTCCGGTGCCGGACCAGATGGTGCGGGCGGCTGCCGCCGTGGACAGCGGGGCCGGGGTGCTGTTCATCGTGAAGAACTACACGGGCGACGTGCTGAACTTCGACATGGCGGCGGAACTCGCCGAGGACGAGGGCATTCAGGTGGCGAAGGTCCTGGTCAACGATGACGTGGCGGTGACCGACAGCCTCTACACGGCCGGTCGGCGGGGCACCGGCGCCACGCTGTTCGTGGAGAAGATCGCGGGCGCCGCGGCGGAGGAGGGGCAGCCGCTGGAGCGGGTGGAGGCGATCGCCCGGCAGGTCAACGAGAATTCCCGGAGTTTCGGCGTCGCGCTGAGCGCCTGCACCACGCCCGCCAAGGGCAGCCCCACCTTCGATCTGCCGGCCGGCGAGCTGGAGCTGGGGGTCGGCATCCACGGCGAGCCCGGCCGGGAGCGGCGGGCGATGATGACCTCGCGGGAGATCGCCGACTTCTCGGTGCACGCGATCCTGGACGACATGAGCCCGCGCAATCCCGTCCTCGTCCTGGTCAACGGCATGGGAGCCACCCCGCTCCTGGAGCTGTACGGCTTCAACGCCGAGGTGCAGCGGGTGCTCACCGACCGCGGGGTCGCCGTCGCCCGCACCCTGGTCGGCAACTACGTCACCTCGCTCGACATGGCCGGCGCCTCGGTCACCCTGTGCCAGGTGGACGAGGAGCTGCTGCGGCTGTGGGACGCGCCGGTGAAGACACCGGGGCTGCGCTGGGGAGTGTGA
- a CDS encoding fibronectin type III domain-containing protein, with amino-acid sequence MPVPLRRSALLCALLALLSSCAWAGADDGESGRLPAAPVGVTAAAGSATSVHVMWNAVSSGAGIHGYEVDRGTAKVQDVPGTQHMVDVTRLRPATPYVFSVRARDREGRLGPPSREVRATTPAATAADRSAPTRPGEPRGRTAGSRAVQLTWGASADDRDVVSYDIYQGDTKIHSVGGDQTAAVVTGLRPGTRYSFTVRARDAADNLSPAGDSVRLTTPGSDDGRGTAPTDFVATTRREADGAYYLDLAWEPPETDGVVTEYRVHLDGRAATSLVFGGTPPRGRATYSFYLGREAGESHRVRIRARLPDGTWGGLSAERTVTTGPAGDG; translated from the coding sequence GTGCCCGTTCCCCTACGGCGTTCCGCGCTGCTCTGCGCCCTGCTCGCGCTGCTCTCCTCCTGCGCGTGGGCCGGAGCCGACGACGGCGAGAGCGGCCGGCTGCCCGCCGCACCCGTGGGTGTCACCGCCGCGGCGGGCAGCGCGACCAGCGTGCACGTGATGTGGAACGCCGTGTCCTCCGGTGCGGGCATCCACGGATACGAGGTAGATCGCGGCACCGCGAAGGTCCAGGATGTGCCGGGTACACAGCACATGGTGGATGTGACCAGGCTCAGACCCGCCACCCCGTATGTCTTCAGCGTGCGGGCCCGCGACAGGGAGGGACGCCTCGGTCCACCCAGCCGGGAGGTGCGGGCGACGACTCCGGCGGCCACGGCGGCGGACCGTTCGGCCCCGACACGCCCCGGCGAGCCACGGGGCCGGACGGCGGGCAGCCGGGCCGTCCAGCTGACGTGGGGCGCCTCGGCGGACGACCGGGACGTGGTGTCGTACGACATCTACCAGGGCGATACGAAGATCCACAGTGTGGGCGGCGACCAAACGGCGGCCGTGGTCACCGGGCTGCGTCCGGGCACCCGCTACTCGTTCACCGTCCGGGCCCGGGACGCGGCCGACAACCTCTCGCCGGCCGGGGACAGCGTCCGTCTGACCACGCCGGGCAGCGACGACGGCCGGGGCACCGCGCCGACGGACTTCGTCGCGACCACGCGGCGGGAGGCCGACGGCGCGTACTACCTCGACCTGGCCTGGGAGCCGCCCGAGACGGACGGCGTCGTCACGGAGTACCGGGTCCACCTCGACGGCAGGGCGGCCACCTCGCTCGTGTTCGGCGGGACGCCTCCGCGAGGGAGGGCGACGTACAGCTTCTACCTGGGACGCGAGGCCGGGGAGAGCCACCGGGTGCGGATCCGGGCACGGCTGCCCGACGGCACCTGGGGCGGACTGTCGGCCGAAAGGACGGTGACGACGGGCCCTGCCGGTGACGGGTGA
- a CDS encoding PTS-dependent dihydroxyacetone kinase phosphotransferase subunit DhaM: protein MSDGKLVGIVLVSHSAEVAASVAELAKGLAGGGAEVPVAAAGGTEGGGLGTSAELIAGAAAAVDRGAGIAVLVDLGSAVLTVKALLAEGDELPEGTRLVDAPFVEGAVAAVVTAATGADLAAVEAAAAEAYSYRKV from the coding sequence GTGAGTGACGGAAAGCTGGTCGGAATCGTGCTGGTGTCGCACAGCGCGGAGGTCGCCGCGTCCGTCGCGGAGCTGGCGAAGGGGCTCGCGGGCGGTGGCGCGGAGGTGCCCGTCGCGGCGGCCGGGGGCACCGAGGGCGGCGGACTCGGTACGAGTGCGGAGCTGATCGCCGGCGCCGCCGCGGCCGTGGACCGGGGAGCCGGGATCGCCGTTCTGGTGGACCTCGGCAGCGCGGTGCTCACGGTCAAGGCGCTGCTGGCGGAGGGCGACGAGCTCCCCGAGGGCACCCGCCTGGTGGACGCTCCGTTCGTCGAGGGGGCGGTGGCCGCGGTCGTCACGGCGGCGACGGGAGCGGACCTCGCGGCGGTGGAGGCGGCCGCCGCGGAGGCGTACAGCTACCGGAAGGTGTGA
- a CDS encoding acyl-CoA dehydrogenase family protein, whose translation MHLDHTPEQQRLRIELRTYFAELVPDNAHARFTDRDAQKRFYRDTIRRLGTDGWLGVGWPKEYGGRGLTAMEQFIFFDEAAQAGVPLPLMALNTVGPTIMRYGTEEQKSWFLPRILSGEIDFAIGYSEPGAGTDLASLKTRAVRDGDEYVVNGHKIWTTNGDTADWVWLAVRTDPDAPPHKGITMLLMPTTDPGYSCTVINTLASHDTTASYYENVRVPVTHRVGEENQGWRLITNQLNHERVTLAAHGTMAIRALQNVQRWAMETKLADGRRVIDLPWVRRRLAQTHTRLDALKLLNWRMVGAAEDGTLTPQDASAVKVYGSEARRDAYAWLMEIVAAAGALKEGSAGAVLHGELERGYRSAVIFTFGGGNNEIQREIISWIGLGMPRVRR comes from the coding sequence GTGCATCTCGACCACACACCCGAGCAGCAGCGGCTGCGCATCGAACTGCGCACCTACTTCGCCGAGCTCGTCCCGGACAACGCGCACGCCCGCTTCACCGACCGCGACGCCCAGAAACGCTTCTACCGGGACACCATCCGGCGCCTCGGAACGGACGGCTGGCTCGGTGTCGGCTGGCCCAAGGAGTACGGCGGCCGCGGCCTGACCGCCATGGAGCAGTTCATCTTCTTCGACGAGGCCGCCCAGGCCGGCGTACCGCTGCCGCTGATGGCCCTCAACACCGTCGGGCCGACGATCATGCGGTACGGCACCGAGGAGCAGAAGTCCTGGTTCCTGCCGCGCATCCTGTCCGGGGAGATCGACTTCGCGATCGGTTACAGCGAGCCCGGCGCGGGCACCGACCTGGCCTCCCTGAAGACGCGCGCGGTGCGGGACGGCGACGAGTACGTCGTCAACGGGCACAAGATCTGGACCACCAACGGCGACACCGCCGACTGGGTCTGGCTCGCCGTGCGCACCGACCCGGACGCCCCGCCGCACAAGGGCATCACCATGCTCCTGATGCCGACCACCGACCCCGGCTACTCCTGCACCGTCATCAACACCCTCGCCTCGCACGACACCACGGCCAGCTACTACGAGAACGTCCGCGTCCCCGTCACGCACCGGGTCGGCGAGGAGAACCAGGGCTGGCGGCTGATCACCAACCAGCTCAACCACGAGCGGGTCACCCTCGCCGCCCACGGCACCATGGCCATCCGCGCCCTGCAGAACGTGCAGCGCTGGGCCATGGAGACCAAGCTCGCCGACGGCCGCCGCGTCATCGACCTGCCGTGGGTGCGCCGCCGCCTCGCCCAGACCCACACCCGCCTCGACGCGCTCAAGCTCCTGAACTGGCGGATGGTGGGCGCCGCGGAGGACGGCACCCTCACCCCGCAGGACGCCTCCGCGGTCAAGGTCTACGGCTCCGAGGCCCGCCGGGACGCCTACGCGTGGCTCATGGAGATCGTCGCGGCGGCCGGCGCACTGAAGGAGGGTTCGGCGGGCGCGGTCCTCCACGGAGAACTGGAACGGGGCTACCGCTCGGCGGTGATCTTCACCTTCGGCGGGGGCAACAACGAGATCCAGCGGGAGATCATCTCGTGGATCGGTCTGGGGATGCCGCGGGTACGGCGGTAG
- a CDS encoding glycoside hydrolase family 15 protein, which produces MSTPFPPHALHDYALLADGERGALIGPDGAIGWLCAPTWHDEAVFSDLVGGRGAYAVTPTGRYVFGGYYEEGTLIWRSRWVTDDGIVECREALAFPGAPDRLVLLRQLRAVDGPARLSVVLDPHSGYGAGPVESVRRSGDGVWELRTGSHRLRWQGAPQAVAGESGLTADIELKPGERHELVLECAVSPLPADLPKPEQAWAATEGAWHEAVPVLDDTVAPGDARRAYAVLRGLTTQGGGMVAAATTSLPERAEEGRNYDYRYVWIRDQSYAGQAAAAVGAHDLLDAAVGFVTARLHADGSRLVPAYTVHGDPVPAQRELDLPGYPGGFDRVGNQVGEQFQLDCLGEALLLLAAAERHGRLDEGHWQAVEIAVRAIADRWRQPDAGIWELGGRLWTHSRLICVAGLRAVAAAAPRRPLADTCTALADTLLDAVERTCLHPDGHWQRTPDDPSVDAALLLPGVRGALPAADPRTRATLAACRRELAEDHFLYRFRHDDRPLEEAEGAFLLCGFVMALAEHQQGRTVEAFRWFERNRGACGASGLYAEEFDIAQRQLRGNLPQAFVHAVLLETAARLGE; this is translated from the coding sequence ATGAGCACCCCCTTCCCGCCCCATGCGCTGCACGACTACGCGCTGCTGGCCGACGGAGAGCGCGGGGCGCTCATCGGGCCCGACGGCGCCATCGGGTGGTTGTGTGCGCCCACCTGGCACGACGAGGCCGTCTTCAGTGACCTGGTCGGGGGGCGGGGCGCGTACGCCGTCACTCCCACCGGCCGGTACGTCTTCGGCGGCTACTACGAAGAGGGCACGCTCATCTGGCGCAGCCGCTGGGTCACCGACGACGGCATCGTCGAGTGCCGCGAGGCGCTGGCCTTCCCCGGCGCCCCGGACCGGCTCGTCCTGCTCCGGCAGCTGCGCGCGGTCGACGGGCCCGCCCGCCTCTCCGTGGTCCTCGATCCGCACAGCGGGTACGGCGCAGGACCGGTCGAGTCCGTCCGCCGTAGCGGCGACGGAGTGTGGGAGCTGCGCACCGGCAGCCACCGACTGCGCTGGCAGGGCGCCCCACAGGCCGTCGCCGGGGAGAGCGGACTCACCGCCGACATCGAGCTGAAGCCCGGCGAGCGGCACGAACTGGTCCTGGAGTGTGCCGTGTCCCCCCTGCCGGCCGACCTTCCGAAGCCGGAGCAGGCCTGGGCGGCGACCGAGGGGGCCTGGCACGAGGCGGTCCCCGTGCTCGACGACACCGTCGCACCCGGTGACGCGCGGCGGGCGTACGCCGTCCTGCGCGGCCTCACCACGCAGGGTGGGGGCATGGTCGCGGCGGCCACGACCAGCCTGCCCGAGCGCGCCGAGGAGGGCCGCAACTACGACTACCGGTACGTGTGGATCCGCGACCAGAGCTACGCCGGACAGGCCGCTGCCGCCGTAGGAGCCCACGATCTCCTCGACGCCGCCGTCGGCTTCGTCACCGCCCGCCTGCACGCGGACGGCTCCCGCCTGGTGCCCGCCTACACCGTGCACGGTGACCCGGTCCCCGCCCAGCGCGAACTCGACCTGCCCGGCTACCCCGGTGGCTTCGACCGCGTCGGCAACCAGGTCGGCGAGCAGTTCCAGCTCGACTGCTTGGGCGAGGCCCTGCTGCTGCTCGCGGCCGCCGAACGCCACGGGCGTCTCGATGAGGGGCACTGGCAGGCCGTCGAGATCGCCGTGCGGGCCATCGCCGACCGCTGGCGCCAACCGGACGCGGGTATCTGGGAGTTGGGTGGCCGGCTCTGGACCCACAGCAGGCTCATCTGCGTCGCCGGTCTACGGGCCGTGGCCGCCGCGGCGCCCCGCCGGCCACTCGCCGATACCTGCACCGCCCTGGCCGACACCCTCCTCGACGCCGTTGAGCGGACCTGCCTCCACCCGGACGGCCACTGGCAGCGCACCCCCGACGACCCGTCGGTGGACGCCGCCCTGCTGTTGCCCGGCGTGCGCGGCGCCCTGCCCGCCGCCGACCCGCGCACCCGGGCCACCCTCGCCGCGTGCCGTCGCGAACTGGCCGAGGACCACTTCCTCTACCGCTTCCGCCACGACGATCGGCCTCTGGAAGAGGCCGAGGGCGCGTTCCTGCTCTGCGGGTTCGTCATGGCGCTCGCCGAACACCAGCAGGGCCGGACCGTCGAGGCGTTCCGCTGGTTCGAACGCAACCGCGGCGCCTGCGGCGCGTCCGGCCTGTACGCCGAGGAGTTCGACATCGCCCAGCGCCAGCTGCGCGGCAACCTCCCGCAGGCCTTCGTCCACGCAGTGCTGCTGGAGACGGCCGCCCGGCTCGGCGAGTGA
- a CDS encoding Tat pathway signal sequence domain protein — MTGRPRPPLSRRTLIGTGLGVAVLTAAGTGTARAAQHTSAASAPRRAQAFLAAAMDAYPDHGTIRLTQSYTDQAGLFSTAFTYDNALAILAHLACPAGTSRAVALGDALLYAQAHDPVYDDGRLRQAYNVGPYTFYDGSPQPDGFVKADGTANVGTQFGFTGTAVGDMAWAGIALSALAGRTGERRFLNGAVRIGEWIERVGRTDEPLGGYKFGVDGADGKLPFTSTEHNTDLVGLFGRLARLTGDKVWRERRTRARAFVEKMWDPSGGFFYTGTNDGVTINKSPIPEDTQTWTHLALASPAHSRSLDWAATQLAVLDTADRPNSTVPSGQSYEGVTFSSASLLANEGAPIADGQPRPDRNGVWFEGTAHLALALRHRGHPGDEKRARRLLGSIERAQDLLGTSQTIGGTALPARTGIVSASSPLDTGFGFGYYPYRHTGATAWYLLAAARANPLRA; from the coding sequence ATGACCGGCCGCCCCCGCCCACCCCTCAGCCGCCGTACGCTCATCGGGACAGGTCTCGGTGTCGCGGTCCTCACCGCGGCCGGCACCGGCACGGCCCGCGCCGCGCAGCACACCTCCGCGGCCTCCGCGCCCCGTCGCGCGCAGGCGTTCCTCGCCGCCGCCATGGACGCCTACCCGGACCACGGCACGATCCGGCTCACCCAGAGCTACACGGACCAGGCGGGACTGTTCAGCACGGCGTTCACGTACGACAACGCCCTCGCGATCCTGGCCCATCTCGCGTGCCCTGCGGGCACGTCGCGGGCCGTGGCCCTCGGTGACGCGCTGCTGTACGCCCAGGCCCACGACCCCGTGTACGACGACGGCCGACTCCGGCAGGCCTACAACGTAGGGCCGTACACCTTCTATGACGGCTCCCCGCAGCCGGACGGGTTCGTCAAGGCGGACGGCACGGCCAACGTCGGTACGCAGTTCGGCTTCACCGGGACCGCCGTGGGCGACATGGCGTGGGCCGGCATCGCGCTGAGCGCACTCGCCGGGCGCACCGGTGAGCGGCGCTTCCTCAACGGCGCGGTGCGCATCGGCGAGTGGATCGAGCGGGTGGGACGGACCGACGAGCCGCTGGGCGGCTACAAGTTCGGGGTCGACGGGGCCGACGGGAAACTGCCGTTCACCTCGACCGAGCACAACACCGACCTGGTCGGCCTGTTCGGACGGCTCGCCAGGCTGACCGGGGACAAGGTCTGGCGGGAGCGCCGTACGCGGGCCAGAGCCTTCGTCGAGAAGATGTGGGACCCGTCGGGGGGCTTCTTCTACACGGGCACCAACGACGGTGTGACGATCAACAAGTCCCCGATCCCGGAGGACACCCAGACCTGGACCCACCTCGCCCTCGCCTCCCCGGCCCACTCCCGCTCCCTGGACTGGGCCGCTACCCAGCTGGCCGTGCTGGACACGGCCGACCGCCCCAACAGCACGGTCCCCTCCGGTCAGTCCTACGAGGGCGTCACCTTCAGCTCCGCGAGCCTGCTGGCCAACGAGGGTGCCCCCATCGCCGACGGCCAGCCCCGGCCGGACCGCAACGGCGTCTGGTTCGAGGGCACCGCCCACCTCGCCCTCGCCCTGCGCCACCGGGGACACCCCGGCGACGAGAAGCGCGCCCGCCGCCTGCTCGGCTCGATCGAGCGCGCCCAGGACCTCCTCGGCACCTCTCAGACCATCGGCGGCACGGCCCTCCCCGCCCGCACCGGGATCGTCTCGGCGAGCAGCCCGCTCGACACCGGCTTCGGGTTCGGCTACTACCCCTACCGCCACACCGGCGCCACGGCCTGGTACCTCCTGGCCGCGGCCCGCGCCAATCCTCTGCGGGCCTGA
- the dhaL gene encoding dihydroxyacetone kinase subunit DhaL, with translation MLDADFFRRWMTATAASVDREAERLTALDSPIGDADHGSNLQRGFTAVAATLEKEAPDTPGAVLTLAGRQLISTVGGASGPLYGTLLRRTGKALGDAGEVGEEQLAEALRAGVEAVMTLGGAAPGDKTMIDTLVPAVDALGTGFAAARTAAEQGALATTPLQARKGRASYLGERSIGHQDPGATSAALLIAALAEAAGE, from the coding sequence GTGCTCGACGCCGACTTCTTCCGCCGTTGGATGACGGCGACCGCCGCCTCCGTCGACCGCGAGGCGGAACGGCTCACCGCCCTCGACTCCCCGATCGGGGACGCCGATCACGGCAGCAACCTCCAGCGCGGGTTCACCGCGGTGGCCGCGACTCTGGAGAAGGAAGCCCCGGACACCCCGGGAGCGGTCCTCACTCTCGCCGGACGGCAGCTCATCTCGACGGTCGGTGGCGCTTCGGGGCCCCTGTACGGGACCCTGCTGCGACGGACCGGCAAGGCACTCGGCGACGCCGGCGAGGTCGGTGAGGAGCAGCTCGCCGAGGCGCTGCGGGCCGGCGTGGAGGCGGTCATGACGCTGGGCGGGGCCGCGCCGGGCGACAAGACCATGATCGACACGCTGGTGCCGGCCGTCGACGCGCTCGGTACCGGCTTCGCCGCGGCCCGGACGGCCGCCGAGCAGGGGGCCCTGGCCACGACGCCGTTGCAGGCCCGCAAGGGCAGGGCGAGTTATCTCGGCGAGCGCAGCATCGGCCACCAGGACCCGGGCGCGACCTCGGCCGCCCTGCTGATCGCCGCGCTCGCGGAGGCCGCAGGTGAGTGA
- a CDS encoding SDR family NAD(P)-dependent oxidoreductase gives MAGEFEGRSVIVTGAGSGIGRATALAFAARGARVLVADLNAVAAETVVKEIDEAGGTAVAVTGDLSEQTVVDQVTRTAVERFGGVDVLVNNAGIMDRMSAVADVSDAEWERVIRVNLTAPFLLTRAVLPHMLAAGRGAIVNTASEAGLRGSTAGAAYTASKHGVVGLTKNLAVMYRKQGIRANAVAPGGTATSIVVDVDQEAHGPAALGPHFVNAGRLAEPEEQAAAIVFLASDAASNINGVVLPVDDGWSAV, from the coding sequence ATGGCCGGAGAATTCGAGGGACGCAGCGTCATCGTCACCGGAGCGGGTTCGGGCATTGGGCGCGCGACCGCCCTGGCCTTCGCCGCACGGGGCGCCCGGGTCCTGGTCGCGGACCTGAACGCCGTGGCCGCGGAGACCGTCGTCAAGGAGATCGACGAGGCGGGCGGCACCGCGGTCGCCGTCACCGGCGACCTCAGCGAGCAGACCGTGGTGGACCAGGTGACGCGAACAGCCGTGGAGCGGTTCGGCGGCGTGGACGTCCTGGTGAACAACGCCGGGATCATGGACCGGATGTCGGCGGTCGCGGACGTGAGCGACGCGGAGTGGGAGCGGGTCATACGGGTCAACCTGACCGCGCCCTTCCTGCTCACCCGGGCCGTGCTCCCGCACATGCTGGCCGCGGGGAGGGGCGCGATCGTGAACACGGCCTCCGAGGCGGGCCTGCGCGGCAGCACGGCGGGCGCCGCCTACACGGCCTCGAAGCACGGTGTGGTGGGTCTGACGAAGAACCTCGCGGTGATGTACCGCAAGCAGGGGATCCGCGCGAACGCCGTCGCCCCGGGCGGTACCGCGACCTCCATCGTCGTGGACGTCGACCAGGAGGCCCACGGCCCGGCGGCGCTCGGCCCGCACTTCGTCAATGCCGGCCGCTTGGCCGAGCCGGAGGAGCAGGCCGCCGCGATCGTGTTCCTCGCCTCGGACGCGGCGAGCAACATCAACGGCGTGGTCCTGCCCGTGGACGACGGCTGGTCGGCGGTCTGA
- a CDS encoding ferredoxin — protein sequence MTTSTSQQELFRFLEDRFACAQACTECARACALRASLVDPDGTEEQELLRRKGIMCAEVCDATCRVLSEDNHLDEAGIRVQLEWCRSVCLECAQVLDRHAGAEDAAKACRECAQACTDFMATLV from the coding sequence GTGACGACTTCGACTTCCCAGCAGGAGCTCTTCCGCTTCCTGGAGGACCGCTTCGCGTGCGCCCAGGCGTGCACCGAGTGCGCGCGGGCCTGTGCGCTGCGTGCGAGCCTGGTCGATCCGGACGGGACCGAGGAGCAGGAACTACTGCGACGCAAGGGCATCATGTGCGCCGAGGTGTGCGACGCCACCTGCCGTGTGCTGTCCGAGGACAACCATCTCGACGAGGCCGGCATCCGCGTCCAGCTGGAATGGTGCCGTTCGGTCTGCCTGGAGTGCGCGCAGGTCCTCGACCGGCATGCCGGCGCCGAGGACGCGGCCAAGGCGTGCCGTGAGTGCGCCCAGGCGTGCACGGACTTCATGGCGACCCTCGTCTGA
- a CDS encoding glycoside hydrolase family 75 protein, with amino-acid sequence MRVQSLTLAAASAALLAPTTSPATEFTAARPESAVRREGDVRAADLLARVRECAPVSGGRYRSDDGTAATIRVCGTREAVFWKADMDIDCDGRPGSHCNRRTDPLFSDATAYQQSDGRYLSAETLPYIVVPAASGIWDYREHGVRGGAVAAVVYEDRVQYAVVGDVGPGHIIGEASYATAKALGIRSDPRGGGAPSGVTYIVFKDAQVKPIEDHAAAVATGERLARLFVGK; translated from the coding sequence GTGCGTGTCCAGTCGCTGACGCTGGCCGCGGCAAGCGCCGCCCTGCTCGCCCCGACGACGTCTCCCGCCACGGAGTTCACCGCCGCCCGGCCGGAGTCGGCGGTGCGACGCGAGGGTGATGTCAGGGCCGCCGACCTCCTGGCCAGGGTGCGGGAGTGCGCCCCCGTCTCAGGCGGCCGCTATCGCAGTGACGACGGCACGGCCGCGACCATCCGGGTCTGCGGCACCCGGGAGGCCGTCTTCTGGAAGGCCGACATGGACATCGACTGTGACGGCCGGCCCGGCAGCCACTGCAACCGCCGCACCGACCCGCTGTTCTCCGACGCCACCGCTTACCAGCAGTCCGACGGCCGCTACCTGAGCGCCGAAACCCTGCCGTACATCGTGGTGCCGGCCGCGAGCGGGATCTGGGACTACCGCGAGCACGGGGTGCGCGGCGGCGCGGTCGCGGCCGTCGTGTACGAGGACCGGGTGCAGTACGCCGTCGTCGGGGACGTGGGCCCGGGCCACATCATCGGCGAGGCGTCCTACGCCACCGCGAAGGCCCTCGGGATCCGTTCCGATCCGCGCGGCGGCGGAGCGCCCTCCGGCGTCACCTACATCGTCTTCAAGGACGCGCAGGTGAAGCCGATCGAGGACCATGCCGCCGCCGTCGCGACGGGGGAGCGGCTGGCGAGACTGTTCGTGGGGAAATGA
- a CDS encoding DUF6479 family protein produces MNQALNTEWMDMAAGRGALAAGVIAAGVVVVAVLIGAFWLGVRVKRRESPPPTPEEQPRMPEGGPVREVRENREPDEVPRSDTRLTPHELPGHGNSPTRTGPARERPRWNEGGSGSFGSGGPGRG; encoded by the coding sequence ATGAACCAAGCCCTGAACACCGAATGGATGGACATGGCCGCGGGCCGGGGCGCCCTCGCGGCCGGAGTGATCGCGGCGGGTGTGGTGGTCGTGGCGGTGCTGATCGGCGCCTTCTGGCTGGGCGTCCGCGTCAAGCGCCGCGAGTCGCCGCCGCCCACCCCCGAGGAACAGCCGAGGATGCCGGAGGGCGGGCCGGTCCGTGAGGTCAGGGAGAACCGGGAGCCCGACGAGGTGCCCAGGAGCGACACCCGACTGACCCCGCACGAGCTTCCGGGCCACGGCAACAGTCCGACCCGGACGGGCCCGGCGCGAGAACGGCCTCGCTGGAACGAGGGCGGCAGCGGCTCGTTCGGCAGTGGCGGGCCGGGGCGCGGCTGA